The following proteins come from a genomic window of Anaerolineae bacterium:
- the metG gene encoding methionine--tRNA ligase: MTEPFYITTPIYYVNAMPHLGHAYTTIAADVVCRFNFMRHNETLFLTGTDEHGDKIVRAAKKENISPKAYVDQISNAFKELWHQLNIKYDCFIRTTDPAHIAVVKQILQKIYDAGDIYFSEYEGLYCFGCERFFTERELVDGKCPDHLIEPEPIKESNYFFKMSRYQDWLVDHIEKHSDFIRPERYRNEVLAFLSEPLEDLCISRPKKRLKWGITLPFDKDYVTYVWFDALLNYISALGYPDGELFKKFWPRVQHIIAKDILKPHGIYWPIMLKAAGIPMYNHLNVHGYWNVDQSKMSKSIGNVVGPLQLKNVYGLDAFRFFLMRDMVFGLDSNFSEQALVQRINADLANDLGNLFSRVIAMVHKYFKGIVPEVDAEIENEFQLGLESDALATISEYEQAMENFAFHKALVTIWELIAKMNRYVDVTSPWVLAKKKSSQKQLQVVISNLLNGLGVIAGLISPIMPDTSADMQKHLGVDPDMITKGGFNNLDILKTWKIIKSGIELPKGITLFPRIDLKKNKAEAEQESADGDLLSVLKTEIPIEAFGAIDLRVATILSAESIPRAKKLLKLEVDLGEKRTVVAGIAASYKPEELVGKQVIVVANLKPAKIMGIVSNGMVLAGVDDKGCSLVTVDRNVKPGTPVG, from the coding sequence ATGACCGAACCTTTTTACATAACAACTCCTATTTATTATGTAAATGCAATGCCCCACCTTGGGCATGCATATACTACTATTGCAGCCGATGTCGTTTGCCGGTTTAATTTTATGCGGCACAATGAAACCTTGTTTTTAACCGGTACAGATGAACATGGGGACAAAATAGTACGCGCCGCTAAAAAAGAGAATATAAGCCCCAAGGCCTATGTGGACCAAATAAGCAATGCTTTCAAAGAGCTATGGCACCAGCTTAACATTAAATATGATTGTTTTATCCGGACTACCGATCCAGCCCATATTGCTGTTGTGAAGCAGATTCTGCAGAAAATTTACGACGCAGGCGATATTTATTTTAGCGAGTATGAAGGGCTCTATTGCTTTGGATGCGAACGCTTCTTTACTGAACGCGAGCTGGTTGACGGAAAGTGCCCTGACCATCTTATTGAACCGGAACCCATTAAGGAGTCTAATTACTTTTTCAAGATGAGCCGCTATCAGGACTGGCTTGTTGATCATATTGAGAAGCATTCTGATTTTATTCGACCTGAACGATACAGAAATGAAGTTCTGGCATTTTTAAGCGAACCCCTTGAAGATCTTTGCATATCACGCCCAAAGAAGCGGCTTAAATGGGGAATTACCCTGCCGTTTGATAAAGATTATGTTACATATGTATGGTTTGATGCTCTTTTAAACTATATCTCAGCTCTTGGATATCCTGATGGAGAGCTGTTTAAAAAATTCTGGCCGCGTGTCCAGCATATAATTGCCAAGGACATTCTCAAGCCTCATGGTATATACTGGCCCATCATGCTCAAGGCTGCCGGCATTCCAATGTATAATCATCTTAATGTTCATGGATATTGGAATGTTGACCAGAGCAAGATGTCCAAAAGTATTGGGAACGTTGTAGGGCCGCTTCAGCTAAAAAATGTTTACGGGCTTGATGCATTCAGGTTCTTTTTGATGCGGGATATGGTATTCGGGCTTGATTCCAATTTTAGCGAACAGGCGCTGGTTCAGCGAATCAATGCGGATCTGGCAAACGATCTTGGCAACCTGTTTTCCAGAGTTATTGCAATGGTCCATAAATATTTCAAAGGCATAGTCCCGGAGGTTGATGCGGAAATTGAAAACGAATTTCAGCTCGGTCTTGAATCAGATGCCCTGGCCACAATTTCCGAATATGAGCAGGCCATGGAAAATTTTGCTTTTCATAAAGCTCTTGTGACAATATGGGAGTTAATCGCCAAGATGAACAGATATGTCGATGTTACGTCGCCATGGGTGCTTGCAAAGAAAAAATCCAGCCAAAAACAGTTGCAGGTTGTAATCTCAAATCTTCTTAACGGGCTTGGAGTAATAGCAGGCCTTATTTCACCGATCATGCCTGACACATCCGCAGACATGCAAAAGCACCTTGGCGTGGACCCGGACATGATTACAAAAGGGGGCTTTAATAATCTCGACATTCTTAAAACATGGAAAATAATCAAGTCCGGCATAGAGCTTCCAAAAGGGATCACCCTCTTTCCCAGAATTGACCTGAAAAAGAATAAGGCTGAAGCAGAGCAGGAGTCGGCTGACGGAGATCTCTTGTCTGTCTTAAAAACCGAGATACCCATAGAGGCGTTCGGCGCAATTGATCTCAGGGTGGCTACAATACTTAGCGCAGAATCGATTCCAAGGGCAAAAAAACTGCTTAAACTTGAGGTTGATCTGGGAGAAAAGCGGACCGTTGTAGCAGGTATTGCCGCAAGCTATAAACCTGAAGAGTTGGTCGGGAAACAGGTAATTGTGGTTGCAAATTTAAAGCCGGCCAAGATAATGGGAATAGTTTCAAACGGAATGGTTCTGGCTGGTGTTGATGACAAGGGTTGTTCTTTAGTAACGGT
- the ricT gene encoding regulatory iron-sulfur-containing complex subunit RicT gives MAKIVGVKFNSFGKVYDFDSGAFVLKRGDCVVVETEQGLCFGTVAVFPVPGCERLSDRPLKKVFRLANEKDFEQREKNLEKEKSAQAFCIQCINELKLKMNLFVVENSFDGSKLTFFFTADSRVDFRELVKMLVNQFGVRIEMRQVGIRNQAKMIGGIGRCGRPICCSLFMNTFEPVSIRMAKDQKLSLNSTKISGLCGRLMCCLTYESKKDRL, from the coding sequence ATGGCAAAGATTGTAGGAGTAAAATTTAATTCTTTTGGCAAGGTTTACGATTTTGACAGCGGTGCATTTGTTCTTAAGCGCGGAGATTGTGTGGTTGTAGAAACAGAGCAGGGTCTTTGTTTTGGGACAGTTGCGGTGTTTCCCGTGCCGGGTTGTGAACGATTATCGGACAGGCCGCTTAAAAAGGTGTTTCGTCTGGCTAATGAAAAAGATTTCGAGCAGCGAGAGAAAAACCTTGAAAAAGAAAAATCGGCTCAAGCATTCTGCATTCAATGCATCAATGAGCTAAAGTTGAAAATGAACCTGTTTGTTGTTGAAAACTCCTTTGATGGCAGCAAACTGACCTTTTTTTTTACGGCCGATAGTCGTGTTGACTTTCGTGAACTCGTTAAAATGCTGGTCAACCAGTTCGGTGTCAGGATTGAGATGAGACAGGTCGGAATACGCAATCAGGCCAAGATGATCGGTGGTATCGGAAGATGCGGACGACCAATCTGTTGCTCCTTATTCATGAATACGTTTGAACCGGTTTCTATACGTATGGCAAAGGATCAGAAGCTGTCGTTAAACTCAACGAAGATTTCCGGTCTGTGCGGCAGGCTGATGTGTTGCCTTACATATGAATCTAAAAAGGATAGATTATAA
- a CDS encoding DNA polymerase III subunit delta' — protein MSKFAVIIDQKKPVQLLTAFLRHNTIPNALLFTGMEGVGKRTTAMMFAMACNCLSKNPGSFFQSANQATNSRICYCKACVKIRSGNHPDIIHIKPSGGYIKIAQIRSLRDVLAMKPYEARMRVVIISEARAMNPSAGNALLKVLEEPPGRTILIITAIQSFDLIPTIVSRCQHIRFNPISCKRLEDILVDKEGLDYDDAKTIAILANGSLSKALSMVEPKNRINWINRRAWLINTLNLDMPGQISTQPVVSFLAFAAELSKNKEILQDSLEVIKYWLRDIVVYKFCPEKIINRDLIDNIQRVAQKLTVKQLIEKIEAIRTAQKKIKAGANLRLTLEAMLMQLAQNNTNS, from the coding sequence GTGTCCAAATTTGCGGTAATAATAGATCAAAAAAAGCCGGTACAACTTTTAACAGCCTTTCTGCGACACAACACCATTCCTAATGCCCTTCTTTTTACAGGCATGGAAGGTGTCGGCAAACGCACTACAGCCATGATGTTTGCCATGGCGTGTAACTGTCTAAGTAAAAATCCAGGGAGCTTTTTTCAGAGCGCGAATCAAGCAACAAACAGCCGGATTTGTTATTGTAAGGCATGCGTGAAAATCCGATCAGGAAACCATCCTGACATCATACACATTAAGCCGTCAGGCGGCTATATCAAGATTGCTCAAATACGTTCTTTGCGAGATGTTCTTGCCATGAAACCTTACGAGGCAAGGATGCGTGTTGTAATAATATCAGAAGCCCGTGCAATGAACCCTTCTGCCGGCAACGCGCTGCTTAAGGTTCTTGAGGAACCACCCGGCCGGACCATTTTGATAATTACCGCCATACAGTCGTTCGATCTTATCCCCACAATTGTTTCACGCTGTCAGCATATCAGATTTAACCCGATTTCCTGCAAGAGACTGGAAGATATTCTGGTTGACAAAGAAGGGCTTGATTATGATGATGCAAAAACAATCGCGATTCTGGCAAACGGGAGTTTATCTAAAGCCCTTTCGATGGTTGAGCCTAAGAACCGTATAAACTGGATAAACCGGCGCGCTTGGCTTATAAATACATTAAACCTTGATATGCCCGGGCAAATATCTACACAACCGGTTGTTTCTTTTTTGGCTTTTGCAGCAGAGCTATCAAAAAATAAAGAAATCCTGCAAGATTCTCTGGAGGTGATTAAATACTGGCTGAGAGACATTGTTGTATATAAATTCTGTCCCGAGAAAATAATAAACAGGGATTTGATTGATAACATTCAACGTGTTGCACAAAAACTTACGGTAAAACAATTAATAGAAAAAATTGAAGCTATCCGGACAGCACAGAAAAAAATTAAGGCCGGCGCTAATTTAAGGTTGACCTTAGAAGCGATGCTAATGCAGCTTGCGCAAAACAATACAAATAGTTAA
- a CDS encoding HU family DNA-binding protein codes for MNKLEIVSALKTKANVSKSDAAKVIQIFFGSMQNALVQGERVEIRGLNSFFVKEYKAYTGRNPKTGDNVLIKPKKLPFFKAGKELKDRVDN; via the coding sequence ATGAATAAACTGGAGATTGTTTCTGCTTTAAAAACCAAGGCTAATGTCTCAAAATCGGATGCCGCAAAGGTGATTCAAATATTTTTTGGTTCTATGCAGAATGCTTTGGTACAGGGAGAAAGAGTTGAAATTCGCGGGCTGAACAGCTTTTTTGTAAAAGAGTACAAAGCATATACCGGCAGAAACCCAAAGACAGGTGATAATGTTCTAATAAAGCCCAAAAAGCTTCCGTTTTTTAAGGCTGGAAAAGAATTGAAAGACAGAGTAGATAATTAA
- a CDS encoding UpxY family transcription antiterminator, producing MKIKQINRLWYVVHTKSRFENVVNDALAKKSFEVFLPKILVKSRRRDRRLMIRTPLFPGYLFLKTDLHHASHIEILKTAGTVRLIGNKEGPISVAAETVESLKIMVSGDNKVLTGTCLKKKDPVMVIYGPFAGVTGTFVQYRGKGRVVVAIEALRQFAAVEVNEDDVERLPKILL from the coding sequence ATGAAAATAAAACAGATTAATCGTCTGTGGTATGTTGTGCATACGAAAAGCAGGTTCGAGAATGTAGTTAATGACGCTCTGGCCAAAAAATCGTTTGAGGTTTTCCTGCCAAAGATCCTGGTAAAAAGCAGGCGCCGTGACAGACGGTTAATGATAAGAACACCTCTTTTCCCAGGGTACCTGTTTTTAAAAACCGACTTGCACCATGCCAGCCATATTGAAATTTTAAAGACAGCCGGGACTGTCCGTTTAATCGGCAACAAAGAAGGGCCGATCTCTGTTGCTGCAGAGACCGTTGAATCACTTAAAATCATGGTGTCGGGAGACAACAAGGTTTTAACCGGCACCTGTTTAAAAAAAAAGGATCCTGTTATGGTGATTTACGGCCCGTTTGCAGGGGTGACCGGAACCTTTGTCCAATACAGGGGCAAGGGGAGAGTTGTTGTTGCTATCGAAGCCCTTAGACAGTTTGCTGCAGTCGAGGTGAACGAAGATGATGTTGAAAGGCTACCAAAAATATTGTTATAA
- the lptD gene encoding LPS assembly protein LptD, with translation MIRTHRLFLSSFRYVIPRLFLIFLIIIATAMVSFAQGPERLFDDDPAEPWHITADEISFDKKTSQHIAKGNVVVTKQDKRLTADFVRFDDKTMEVLAVGHAIMTVGEDVLVGDKMEMDLEAEIGTAYNGTIFIKENHFYIKGDKIQKTGKNSYAIAKGSLTTCDGDYPAWKITGKNLKVTIEGYGFVNHAALWAKKVPVLYTPFLVFPAKIKRQSGLLPPQIAYSERKWEEYIQPFYWAINESSDATLYYHHIGRRGEKTGFEYRYVLDEKSKGTMMYDFLRDRKVELESSEEWGYADDGVLRPNSDRYWFRMKHDKALPNGFTAKLDIDIVSDQDYLDEFKDGYTGFEKTDNFFNKSFGRGIDDYTDSTRVNSLSINKSWSQFSLNAETRWYDNVITRRQEETDTTIQMLPIVDFNASKQQVFGTPLYFDLNSKYTYFYREDASEAAPSAHRMDAYPRLYLPLRFKHYLSFEPSAGFRETAWYFDKEEYSSSDKATLYREMYDVKLDLSSNIYRIYSFQKSRINKIRHAITPQVIYQYIPEKDQSNKYPQFDAVDNIVRTNLVTYSLTNIFTSKSQTSNTNKDSHDESDNDETAKDNNDETADYTYNQFCRLKLEQSYNINEAKEDTPSNWANQKEKRPFSTIYGEIEIAPVRYVSAQADATWSQYESNFKSHNVAAKLIDERGDSLFVEHRYAQDSSESIYTDITLAVSEQLNVYADYERNLYGTWDIRKSIGCLYKAQCWSIDFNYSHEDNDRKYAFIIGLYGLGEFGRDMVGRMMEEPL, from the coding sequence TTGATTAGAACACATAGACTGTTTTTAAGCTCTTTTCGTTATGTTATTCCCCGTCTGTTTCTTATCTTTCTTATTATAATTGCAACCGCAATGGTTTCTTTTGCACAGGGCCCTGAGCGATTGTTTGATGATGATCCTGCCGAGCCCTGGCATATTACTGCCGATGAAATAAGCTTTGATAAAAAAACCAGCCAACATATTGCAAAAGGAAATGTTGTCGTAACAAAGCAGGACAAAAGGCTTACAGCCGATTTTGTTCGTTTTGATGATAAAACCATGGAGGTGCTGGCTGTCGGCCATGCAATAATGACGGTAGGTGAGGATGTGCTTGTCGGCGATAAGATGGAGATGGATCTGGAGGCTGAAATCGGAACAGCATATAATGGAACAATATTTATTAAGGAAAACCATTTTTACATAAAAGGGGATAAAATACAAAAGACAGGAAAAAACTCTTATGCCATCGCCAAGGGCAGCCTTACAACATGTGATGGCGATTATCCGGCATGGAAAATAACAGGGAAAAACCTGAAGGTTACCATTGAAGGATATGGTTTTGTTAATCACGCGGCTCTTTGGGCAAAAAAGGTTCCTGTGTTGTACACACCCTTTTTGGTTTTTCCTGCAAAGATAAAGAGACAGTCCGGCCTTTTGCCGCCACAAATAGCATATTCGGAACGGAAATGGGAGGAATACATACAGCCTTTTTACTGGGCTATTAACGAAAGTTCGGATGCAACCTTATATTACCACCATATTGGACGCAGGGGAGAAAAAACAGGTTTTGAATACCGCTATGTTTTAGATGAAAAGTCAAAAGGAACCATGATGTATGACTTTTTGCGGGACAGGAAGGTAGAACTGGAATCGAGCGAAGAATGGGGATATGCGGACGATGGTGTGTTGCGGCCCAATTCAGACCGATACTGGTTCAGGATGAAACATGATAAGGCTTTGCCTAATGGTTTTACCGCAAAACTGGACATAGATATTGTCAGTGATCAGGATTACCTTGACGAATTTAAGGACGGATATACCGGGTTTGAAAAAACCGATAACTTTTTTAACAAAAGTTTCGGCAGAGGCATTGACGATTATACTGATTCAACAAGGGTAAACAGCCTGAGCATAAACAAGAGCTGGTCACAATTCAGCCTTAATGCCGAGACCCGCTGGTATGATAATGTCATAACCCGTCGCCAGGAGGAAACAGATACAACCATACAGATGCTGCCGATTGTTGATTTTAATGCATCCAAACAGCAGGTGTTCGGCACACCCCTTTATTTTGACCTCAATTCCAAATATACATATTTCTACAGAGAGGATGCTTCAGAGGCTGCTCCAAGTGCTCACAGGATGGATGCATATCCAAGATTGTATTTGCCATTAAGATTCAAACATTACCTTTCTTTTGAACCATCTGCAGGGTTTCGGGAAACAGCCTGGTATTTTGACAAAGAGGAATATAGCTCCTCTGATAAGGCAACGCTGTACAGAGAAATGTATGATGTCAAATTAGACCTTTCTTCAAACATTTATAGAATATACAGCTTTCAAAAAAGCCGGATTAACAAGATAAGGCATGCAATAACACCGCAGGTAATATATCAATATATACCAGAAAAGGATCAGAGCAATAAATATCCCCAGTTTGATGCTGTTGACAATATTGTTAGAACAAACCTTGTAACATATTCTTTGACCAATATTTTTACATCAAAATCGCAGACCAGCAACACAAACAAAGACAGCCATGATGAAAGCGATAATGATGAAACAGCGAAAGACAACAATGATGAAACCGCTGACTATACCTATAATCAGTTTTGCCGTTTAAAGCTGGAGCAGAGTTATAACATTAACGAGGCAAAAGAGGACACTCCTTCCAATTGGGCAAATCAAAAGGAAAAGCGGCCTTTTTCTACAATCTATGGCGAGATAGAGATAGCCCCTGTCCGATATGTTTCTGCGCAGGCAGATGCCACATGGTCTCAATATGAAAGCAATTTTAAATCACATAATGTTGCGGCAAAATTAATTGATGAGCGTGGAGACAGCCTCTTTGTTGAACACAGGTATGCCCAAGACTCGAGCGAATCTATTTACACCGATATAACCCTGGCAGTATCGGAGCAGCTAAACGTATATGCTGATTATGAGCGTAATCTTTACGGGACCTGGGATATTAGGAAAAGCATTGGATGTTTGTACAAGGCCCAGTGCTGGTCCATAGATTTTAACTACTCGCACGAGGATAATGACAGGAAATATGCATTTATAATTGGTCTGTACGGGCTTGGAGAATTTGGTAGAGATATGGTTGGGCGCATGATGGAAGAGCCGCTGTAA
- the purM gene encoding phosphoribosylformylglycinamidine cyclo-ligase yields the protein MNKPLTYADSGVDIDKANNLVKAIKKIAKQTPRAGVIGEIGGFGGLYSLNLAKMDSPVLVSSTDGVGTKLKIAFMMDKHDTVGIDLVAMCVNDVIVQGAKPLFFLDYLSIGMLNTKIATAIIGGVAEGCRQADCALIGGETAEMPGFYKENEYDLAGFAVGLVDNSKIIDGSEIHVGNKVIGIASSGLHSNGYSLARKICFDILKLKIDDYVPEFGQTVGEELLTPTKIYSSAIYRIRKGLPICGLAHITGGGIEDNVLRIIPKGCNIVMHKESWDMPSVFPFLKKAGNISDNEMMRTFNNGIGMIAIVPEGSAQDMLERLSAMKEKGFIIGEIVKRKESARRIKWV from the coding sequence ATGAATAAGCCCTTGACCTATGCTGATTCGGGCGTAGATATTGACAAGGCCAACAACCTTGTTAAGGCCATAAAAAAGATTGCAAAACAGACGCCCAGAGCTGGCGTTATAGGTGAGATTGGAGGGTTCGGAGGGCTTTATTCGCTTAACCTTGCAAAGATGGACAGCCCGGTTCTTGTAAGCTCAACAGACGGAGTCGGAACAAAGCTTAAGATAGCCTTTATGATGGACAAACATGACACTGTCGGGATTGACCTTGTAGCCATGTGTGTAAACGATGTCATTGTGCAAGGCGCCAAGCCGCTGTTTTTTCTAGATTATCTGTCAATAGGGATGTTGAACACAAAAATTGCCACAGCAATTATCGGGGGGGTCGCAGAGGGCTGCAGGCAGGCAGATTGTGCTCTGATAGGTGGCGAAACAGCGGAAATGCCGGGCTTTTATAAAGAAAATGAATATGACTTGGCAGGTTTTGCCGTGGGTCTGGTTGATAACAGTAAGATTATTGACGGGTCTGAAATTCATGTCGGCAACAAGGTTATCGGAATAGCATCCAGCGGCCTTCACAGCAACGGATATTCTTTGGCTCGAAAGATCTGTTTTGATATTTTGAAACTAAAAATCGATGATTATGTTCCTGAGTTTGGTCAAACAGTGGGTGAAGAGCTTCTTACCCCAACAAAAATATATTCGTCAGCTATTTATCGTATACGCAAGGGGCTGCCAATATGCGGGCTTGCTCATATTACAGGCGGAGGTATTGAAGACAACGTTTTGCGCATAATACCAAAAGGATGCAATATTGTGATGCACAAAGAAAGTTGGGATATGCCCTCTGTGTTTCCTTTTTTGAAAAAGGCCGGCAATATATCCGATAACGAGATGATGCGCACTTTTAATAATGGAATCGGGATGATAGCGATTGTTCCTGAAGGTTCGGCACAGGATATGCTGGAGCGGCTTAGCGCTATGAAAGAGAAAGGATTTATAATAGGGGAGATAGTTAAAAGAAAAGAATCTGCCCGGCGCATCAAGTGGGTTTAG
- a CDS encoding aminotransferase class I/II-fold pyridoxal phosphate-dependent enzyme encodes MEKFARIDRLPPYVFTTVNKIKMDARHAGEDIVDLGMGNPDLPTPKHIVDKLLEAAQKPHNHRYSASKGITKLRMAISSWYKRRFDVDIDHEEEAIVTIGAKDGISHLVLVTIRPGDVVFTQNPTYPIHPFSAIIAGGEVRGIPVGPDSDFFENLVEATRQTWPRPKLLIISYPHNPTTEVVNLEFFEKIVAYAKEYNIMVIHDFAYADLVFDGYKAPSFLQVKGAKDVGVEFFSLSKSYSMPGWRVGFCVGNREIVGALRRIKSYLDYGIFQPIQIASIIALNGPQDCVTEICNIYKERRDALISGLNRVGWDIKSPKGTMFVWGKIPEQYLKMGSVEFSKFLIKEAQVAVSPGLGFGEYGDEYVRFALIENNMRINQAVRGIKKIL; translated from the coding sequence ATGGAAAAATTTGCAAGAATAGATCGTCTTCCACCTTATGTGTTTACAACTGTTAACAAAATAAAGATGGATGCAAGACATGCTGGCGAGGATATTGTAGACCTTGGAATGGGCAACCCTGATCTTCCCACCCCAAAGCATATCGTCGACAAGCTGTTGGAAGCAGCTCAAAAACCCCACAACCACAGATATTCGGCATCAAAGGGCATTACAAAGCTTAGGATGGCTATTTCAAGCTGGTACAAACGAAGATTTGACGTTGACATAGACCATGAGGAGGAGGCTATAGTCACAATCGGCGCCAAGGACGGCATATCCCATCTTGTCCTTGTTACAATAAGACCCGGAGATGTTGTGTTTACTCAAAATCCAACCTATCCGATTCATCCATTCTCCGCAATTATTGCCGGAGGAGAAGTGCGCGGAATACCTGTGGGGCCAGATTCGGACTTCTTTGAAAATCTGGTTGAAGCCACAAGACAGACATGGCCCAGGCCAAAACTGTTGATTATAAGCTACCCTCACAACCCAACAACCGAGGTTGTCAACCTGGAGTTTTTTGAAAAAATCGTGGCTTATGCAAAGGAATACAATATTATGGTAATCCATGATTTTGCTTATGCCGACCTTGTTTTTGACGGGTATAAAGCCCCCAGTTTTTTGCAGGTAAAAGGAGCCAAGGATGTAGGGGTGGAATTCTTTTCCCTTTCTAAAAGTTACAGCATGCCGGGCTGGAGGGTAGGCTTTTGTGTTGGAAACAGAGAAATAGTCGGCGCCCTGCGCAGAATAAAAAGCTATCTTGACTACGGGATTTTTCAGCCGATTCAGATTGCATCCATCATAGCCTTAAACGGCCCTCAGGATTGTGTTACAGAAATATGCAACATCTATAAAGAGCGAAGAGATGCCCTGATATCCGGCCTGAATCGAGTTGGCTGGGATATAAAAAGCCCAAAAGGAACCATGTTTGTATGGGGAAAAATTCCTGAACAATATCTAAAAATGGGTTCGGTAGAATTCTCCAAATTTCTGATTAAAGAGGCTCAGGTAGCTGTTTCTCCCGGGCTGGGTTTCGGCGAATACGGAGATGAATACGTCCGTTTTGCGCTTATTGAAAACAACATGCGCATAAACCAGGCTGTAAGGGGAATTAAAAAAATATTATAG
- a CDS encoding homoserine dehydrogenase: MKQINIGLLGCGTVGTGVAKILIENKELVSARVGASLSLKHVADIDIKRDRKIKFDEGVLVTDARKVVEDPQIDIIVEMIGGVGIAKELILRAIDNGKQIVTANKALLATQGNVLFKAAYANGVDLAFEASVGGCMPVIKSIRESLVGDHIKSMTGILNGTCNYILSKSTYDGITFEAALSEAQAKGFAEADPSLDVEGTDTAHKLAILTSIAYGMEINFNDIYIEGISKITPMDIDFANQFGYRIKLLAISKNREQEVEARVHPAMIPFDNQLSNVNGSLNAITISGDAVGDMMLYGLGAGMMPTASAVVGDIADLARNLLSGTRGRIPLLSYQMENIRKIPIMPVDDIFTNYYFRFSAADRPGVLSKISGILGNRGISIKSVQQKGRKSIGSVPIVILTHLAKEHDVQTALSEIEALNIVSDRPVLIRVEETNCHI, translated from the coding sequence ATGAAACAAATTAATATTGGTTTGCTTGGATGCGGTACCGTAGGCACCGGTGTTGCAAAGATTCTGATTGAAAACAAAGAGCTTGTTTCCGCCCGGGTCGGGGCATCACTATCATTAAAACATGTCGCGGATATTGATATAAAAAGGGATCGGAAAATCAAGTTTGATGAAGGGGTCCTGGTAACCGATGCCCGCAAGGTGGTTGAGGATCCGCAAATAGATATAATTGTCGAGATGATCGGTGGGGTGGGAATTGCAAAGGAGCTTATTTTAAGAGCAATAGACAATGGCAAACAGATTGTAACCGCAAACAAGGCCCTTCTTGCAACCCAGGGCAATGTTCTTTTCAAAGCCGCTTATGCAAATGGGGTTGATCTTGCTTTTGAGGCAAGCGTTGGCGGATGTATGCCTGTTATAAAATCGATTAGGGAGTCTCTGGTTGGTGATCACATAAAATCAATGACCGGCATATTAAACGGTACCTGTAACTATATTCTGTCAAAAAGCACATATGATGGAATTACATTTGAAGCAGCCCTGTCTGAAGCGCAGGCCAAAGGCTTTGCAGAGGCAGACCCATCGCTGGATGTGGAGGGAACAGATACCGCACACAAACTGGCCATATTAACATCTATTGCATACGGTATGGAGATTAATTTTAATGATATTTATATTGAAGGAATATCAAAAATTACCCCCATGGATATCGATTTTGCCAATCAATTCGGGTACAGGATAAAGCTTTTGGCTATAAGCAAAAACAGGGAACAAGAGGTTGAAGCAAGGGTGCATCCTGCAATGATACCGTTTGACAATCAGTTGTCAAACGTAAACGGTTCTTTGAATGCGATTACAATTTCGGGTGATGCTGTCGGCGACATGATGCTTTATGGCCTTGGCGCTGGTATGATGCCAACAGCCAGCGCGGTTGTTGGAGATATAGCAGATCTGGCCCGCAACCTTTTATCCGGCACAAGGGGAAGGATTCCATTACTGTCCTACCAGATGGAAAATATAAGAAAAATTCCGATCATGCCGGTTGACGACATCTTTACCAATTACTATTTCAGGTTCTCTGCGGCAGATCGTCCCGGGGTTTTATCTAAAATATCGGGCATACTGGGTAATCGTGGCATCAGCATCAAATCCGTGCAGCAAAAAGGACGTAAATCGATTGGCTCGGTTCCTATTGTCATCCTCACGCACCTTGCAAAGGAACATGATGTTCAAACAGCTCTATCCGAGATTGAAGCCCTTAATATTGTCAGCGACAGGCCGGTTCTCATAAGGGTCGAGGAAACTAATTGCCATATTTGA